The Chloroflexota bacterium genome includes the window CATTTCCGAGCTGGTCGAGCTGTACAACCCCGCCGACATCCTGGCGTGGCTGATGGAGGCCGCGCGCAACCCGCTCGACCACCTCGCGCCCGCTGACAAGCTGTCCGAGGACGAGGCCGCGCCGGCCGAAACCGAGGAGGATTGGCAGGCCGAGCTGCCCGCCGAGCAGCAGGAGACGATCGCGGCACAGCGGTTGTGGCAACTCGCTGATGCTTACCGGTCCCAGCTCCAGGAGCAGCAGGCCAGCCTGCTGCGCGAGTTCGTGGGCAACGGCGAGGATGCGCTGCGCCGGACCGGGGACATCGTCCTCCTCGACGAGGCGGACGACATGCTCGTCCTGCGAGGTGACGGGCGCTTCGAGACCACCCTGAACCTGGCCGATGTGCCGCCGCGTGGCGGTGAGCCGGTCGAGGCGCACCGCGAGGGCCTGACCGTGACCGATGCGCGGACGGTGGCCGAGTTCTATGACCCGGCCGACGTCCTCCAGTGGGTCACCGAGGCGCTCACCGAGCGCTACCCGGCGGTCGACTTCAGCGCCGTCTACGACTGAGCCGATCAAACCATGCTGCCTGGACCGATGACGCGGGGCGTTCCCCTGCCGAACGACCTCGCCACGGCTTCGATCGAGGACCTCTTCCGCGACGCGGGCGCCCTGCGGGAGGGCCACTTCCGCCTGAATAGTGGGCTCCACTCCCCCCGCTACCTGGAGAAGTTCCTCGTCCTCCAGTACCCGACCCTGGCGTCAGAGCTCTGCCGCCGGATGGCCAAGAAAGTCATGCACGAGGCGCCGAACGTGGTGGTGGGGCCGACCACCGGTGGCGTCCTGCTGGCCTTCGAAACAGCGCGACACCTGTCGGCCCTCCTGGGCTGGGAGGTGCGGGGCCTGTTCGCGGAGCCGGTCGGTCTGGGCGCCGGCCGGGAGCTGCGGCGGGGATTCGAGGTCAGCCGTGGCGACACCGTGGTCCTGGTCGACGACATCCTGACCACAGGCTCATCCCTGCGCGAGACCGCGGACGCGGTGGAGCGCGTCGGGGGGAGGGCATCGGCGGCCGTGGTCATGGTCGACCGGTCATCGGAGCCGGTCGAGATCGGCGTCCCGGTGCTGGCGGTGGGTCGGATCGAGATCGCTGCCTGGCAGCCGCAGTACTGCCCGTTGTGCGAGGCCGGGGACTGGCTCGAGACCCCGGGGAGCAGCGGACTGCCGTGAGGGCGCCCCCCCGGCGCTAACCGCGGCCTCAGGCCGCTCCGGACGGGTCTTGCCAGGTGACCTCGGTGATGCGGCCCGGCGGGAACTCCCCGTCGGCGGGCACGATTCCCGCCTCAGCCTCGATCGGGATCCCGATCGGAGCCACCAGGTAGCGGCCGGCCAGGCGCCGGGCTTCGGGATCGAGCGCGAAGCCGGCTTTGGCCCGATGAAAGGTCACGGTCAGGTCGGCGGCGACCACCGGGTCGGACTGTTCGCCGCCGGTCAACCCGATCAGGGTCGGCGTGTCGACCGCCAGCACGCGGCACGGTCGGCCCGCCGCGGCGGCATGAGTCCGAATCGCGTTCATCAGCTGGACCGCGCTGGCGATCGGCTCCCGCAGCGGGCCCGCGGCGCCGCTCCCCAGCAGGGCGTCGACGAGCAGCGAGGCCCCGGAGAGGCGTGCGCGCAAGCTGACCAGCAGCTCGGCGCTGGGTGCGATGAACACCTGGAGCGAGCCGGCCGCGGCCATGGCCTGGAGGACCGCCCAGTTGTGGGCCGCGGCCGGCCCGGCGATCTTCCCGGCGTCCCCGACCAGGACCGCGATCACCTGCTGCCCGGCAGCCGCCAGGCGGCGGGCCACCACGAATCCATCCCCGCCGTTGTTGCCGGTCCCGCACAGCACGACGCTGAGCAGCCGCTCCGTCAGCGGACCACCGGGACCCACGACCGGCTCGGCCAGGCGCACCAGCTCGGTGAAGGCGACCTCGGCCACCGTGGCGCCGGCGGATTCCATGAGGGCGTCCTGGGTCAGGCCCAGCTTCTGCGCGGCCTCGTCAATGGCCGCCATCTCGGCCGCGCCGATCAGCACCGACCGGGTGCGCGCGTCGGCCCCGGGCGTGCCAACGCCCGGATCGGTCATTCGAGGGTCAGCAGGTACTCGACGATGGTCGCGATCTCGTCGGGGGTGAGCGTCCCATCAGGTCCGCCGAAGACCGGCATGCCGCCCCGGTCCAGCCCGGCGACTTCAGGCCCGCTGCCATCGATCCACAGGTTGGGCCAGGTGTCGGGGAAATCCGCCCCCAGCTGCTGGAGGTTGTCGCTCTTGGGTCCGGCCGCGATGCCGTGGAGGCTGGGGAATATCCCCTGGCCGGACAGGTCGGTACCGTGGCAGGCCTGGCACTGCGAGCGCTCGATGAGCGTCACCGCGTCCGCAGCGCCGCCGCTGGGCGGCGCACCACTCGGAGGGGCACCACTCGGCGGGGCACCACTCGGCGGGGCACCACTCGGCGGCTCCCCGCTTGCCGGCGGACCGCTCGCCGGCGGACCGCTGGGCCCGGCCCCAACCAGGTCCGGGTTGGTGCCCTCGAGGTTCAAGCCGAGTGAAACGACGCCCAGCAGCAGGACCGTCGCCCCAAATCCCACCATCCAGAGCGGGATCCGTTCGTTGCCGGTCTCGACCGGTGGCGGTCCAGTCATCGGGTCAGTGTCCCGCCGGCGCGGCGACCTGAGCCGTGCCCGGCGTGGTGGTGCGCACAGGCCGGCCGTGGGCCGCCAGCAAATAGGCGCCGAGCGCGTGTCCTGCCCCGGCCAGGCCCAGCAGACCCATCCCGGCCCACGCGATGAGGTGGATGGGAAGCAGGTTGGCGGAGATCTCGTCCGGAGGCATACCGTCGGCGACCATGCCGACATGGAACAGGCCGGCGGCGATGAGAGCCACGCCGGCCACCGCCGCGCCGCCCAGCGCGGCCCAGGTGACGATGTAAGCCAACAGTCCACCTGAATGCGATCGGTGCAGCATCCGAGGCCAGGCATGCTCGGCCACCGCCAGCAAACCGATGGTCAACGCTCCGCCGAGCGCGAACGCGGCCAGGCCGAAGGGCCATTCGGTGCGGGCCACCGCGGTCTGCACCGCGCGTAGGGACTCGACACCGGCAAGGAGCACGCTGCCCCCGAGGAACGTCAGGGATGTCACCGCCAATGCCATGGGACCCGGTGACAGGACCAGGAACCATCGGCCTCGCAACGTCATCGACAGGTTACCGATGATGGCGACGGCCGGCACGAGGAGCATCAGGGTGGCCGCGTTGCCGGCGCTGACCAGGGCGTACGGGACGGAAGGGTGCACGGCCGCGCCAAAGGACGACACCCCGCTGAGGATCACCCACGCGCCCAACCCGAACCACGCCAAGGACCCTGACGCCAATGGCTGCCCTGTCAGCCGCGGGATGAGGTAGTGGAGAGCGCCGATCCCCGCCCCCAGCAGCCACAGGAGTGACAGGCCGCGCACCCATACGGCCTCCGTAAGTCGGTCAACCGTCGGGTCGAGGTCCAGGACTCCGGTCACGGTCGCAGCGGCAGTCAGTCCAAACAGGGTGAGCATGGCCACCCCGAACCAGGCCAGACCCACGAACGGCCGCTGCAGGCCGCGGAGGCTGTTCCAGAACGACCCGTTGATGAGGACCAGGCCGAGCAGGAGGACGAGATTCACCGGCAGCGGGAAGGCAGTCAGGGTCCCGGTACCGGCGAGGGCGGGGAGGTACAGAACGGTCAGTCCGGCGGCGAAGCCGATGTTCCAGGTGATCATGCCCAGCATCCCCATCCGGGGACGGGCCAGCGGACGACCGGTGAGCCGGGGGGTGATGAAGAAGATGGCGCCCAGCGCCGCGTTGGTGAGCCAACCCCAGACAAAGGTGTGGCGGAACCCGGCTGCGACGGTCTCCGACGTGAACGCGATAGCCAGCCCGAAGGGCAGCTCCTCCACGACGAGCTGGAACCCCGAGATGACCATCTGGGCCGCGGCCAGGCTCCCGATCCCGGTCGCCGTGAGCAACCACAGCGCGCCGAATCCGAAGTACCCCATGGCCGCGGCGTCGGGGCCAGAAGGGAGAAGCTGCTGGCGCGGCTTGGGCGGCTGCTCGTACGGGCGCAGCCGCTTGAGGTTGCCGGTCATGCGAGCGCGCGCGCCCTCCTGACTGAGATCCGGTGTGGGACGGTTCCGCACCCCGGGCCGCCGCCGGGGCGACCCGGCGGCATTGTAGCGGGCACAATCAGGGCATGACCCATCCCCCGCCGCTTCGCGACACGGTTCGTCCGCTGCTCCGCGCGCGCCAGGTCCGCGAGTTCACCGACCAGGCCCCGACCGATGGCGAGCTGAGAGCCATCACCGATGTCGCCCGTTGGACGGGCAGCAGCCGCAACACCCAGCCATGGCGGTTCCTCGTCATCCGCGACCGGACCACCATCGCGCGCCTCGAGGCGGCCGGCCTGCCCCAGACCCGCGCCCTGAAGACCGCGACCGCGGTCGTCGCCATCGTCCTCCCCGATGACCCCGAGCGGGGGGTGTCCCACGCCTACGACGATGGCCGGGCTGCGGAGCGGATGCTCATCGCGGCCGGAATGCTGGGTTTGGCGGCGGGGATCGCCTGGGTCCGGCCGGACGTCCTTCCTGCGGCACGCGAGATCCTGCAACTGCCGGCGGACCGCATGGTCCGCACCCTCATGGCCCTCGGGCACCCCACGCCGGAAGCCCAGAAGCCAAAGTCACCGCCGGGCCAGGCCCGCCTCCCACGCGACGAGACGGTCTTCGACGGGGACTGGCCAGGAACGGAATAGGACGAACCCCGGGCGGTCGGACCCGGGGTTCGTGGGACTAAGCGTTGGTTGCGGGGGACAGATTCGAACTGCCGACCTTCGGGTTATGAGCCCGACGAGCTACCGCTGCTCCACCCCGCGACCTCCTAGGGTACCGGGAGGTCGCGCATCGGTCAAACCTGCAAGATCGTCAACCGCGCCGCGCGAAGCTCTTGACAATGGAGCGGACGACGAACAGGAACACGATCGCAACCACCATTCCCCGCAGCGCGATCCGGTTGACGTCGATGGCCGGCTCCCAGGTGACCTTGTCGCCGCGGATGATCCAGGTCCCCACCGGTCGGGCGCTCACCCCGAACCCGCCTCCTCCGTTGTGCTCGGTGTCGCTGCCTCCGCCGCCGCCACCCTTAATGTCCGCGGCGGGGATGAGCATGACCCCGTTGCGCTCGATCGGTTCGCCGTACACGCGGGAGACGGTCATGGTGTCCCGCGCTCCCTGCAGCATCTCGTCAACGTTCATGGCTCGCACCTCTACATCGGTCTGGTGGCTCCAGTCTAGGCGGATCCGCGCCAAGGGCCATCAAGTGGGCTTGTGGGCACCGGGCTCCATCTCAACCATCCCCCATTGGCCGCCGTCCCGCGTCAGGATGGCCAGGAGCGGCCGCTCACATAGACGAACGCGCCGCCTATCGGCGGCGCGTTCGGGGCTATGGGTCCTTATTCAGATCAGCTTCACTCGACTGTGAATGCGATCCGCATGCCCTCGGCGTAGTGGGCTTCCAGCTCGGTCTCGTCGTAGATGTTGCAGATCAGGACGTAGTTGCCGGCTTCCAGGGTCGCCGTCAGCTCGGCGGTGTCTCCCACGGCTAGGTCCTCAATCTCGTCGATGACCTCCATCCCCTCGCCGGCCTCTGTCACGGCGCCGTGCTCATCGACGGGAAGGTCACCGAGGTCGAGATCGGTCCGGATGATCACAAATTCGTGGACGTCGTCCGGCCCTTCGTTGGTCACCACGAACGTGACGTCGCCGGCCGAAGCGCTCTCGGCGTCGGGCACCACGGCAAACTCCTGGAGCGTGACGTTCACGGTGGTGCCACCTGCAGCCGCCGAGCCCGCTGGTTCGTCGGCTGGACTCTCGCTTGCACTCTGGGCGCAGCCAGCCAGGGCTAACGACAGCAGGGCAACAACTGCGAGTATCTGGTATCCGCGTCGCATGGGTTCTCCTCCGTTGCGTTTTTCCGGGGCCATACCCTACCCCGCGGTGGCCGGTTCCGCACGCGGGGAGGCCGGGGCGGTGGCCGACGCCGGCCGCGTCTCCAGCAGGGCGGCTGCCCCGAGCAGGAGGGACAGCCCGTTGAACCAGATCACCGGAAGCGCCAGCAGACAGGCGCATGGCACCAGCCAGGCACGGTTGGTGCGGGCGGCCCACCACAGCACGACAACGGCCAGCGGGAGGCGGACAAAGAGCGGGATCGGCACCGATGCCGCGTATCCCCCGCCCGCACCTTCGCTGAACACCACCGATAGCCAGTCTCCCCATAGTTGGGGCGCGGCGACGAACGAGGCCGCAGCTCCCGCCACGGTGACAAGGACCGCCAGCCCGAACTCCAGCCAGCGGCCTCGGAAGGCCAGCCACAGCGCGCCCACGCCGGGGGTGACCTTGGTGAGCGCGAGCCCGGCCCAGGCCGCCGGCACGCTTAGCCCAATCACCACCCCGTAGGCGAGCAGCAGGTTGATGTTGCCTGCCCAGATATCGGCGCCGGCCAGGAGCACGAGGAGTGGCAACATCGTGCGGTACTGGCGCGGGACCCGACGGAGCATGGCCACCGCCACCCCGGCCAGCAATGCGGTCCAGCCGAACATGAAGGCCGGCCACGGCAGCTGCCCCGCGGGCGCCAGCACCTGAAGGAACGGCGGCGGATACAAATAGGAGCCGATCACACCAACCGCCGCTCCGGCGTACGGATCCGGGCTCCGCAGCGCGTCGTAGTAGGCGCGGCTGTCCCAGCCCAGGTAGTCAACGGTCAAGTTGGACGCGACGCCGGCGAGCGTGAAGCCTGTCGCAGTGACGACGACGACGAGCAGGGGCGTCAGGCGCAGCACCCAGTTGGCCGGCTTGCCATCGGCCGCCAGCCATCGGGCGCGGGCGAACGCCGCGACGGCCTCCATCGGACCACGGATCGTAGAAGAGGTGAGCCACGAAGGGAAGAGGCGAGGGTTAATTTGGCTGGGGTCGCTCTGGCAGACTTACCGCCGTGCGCGAGCGGCTCAACTGGATCGACTGGCTCAAGGTCATCGTCGTGTTCGGGGCATTCGTGTTCCACGCCGCCCAGCCGTTCGTGCTCACGACGTGGCTCGTGAACGACCCCGACAAGAGCCTGGTCCTGAGCCTGCTGTCCGGATTCGGCTACATGGTCGGGATGCCGCTGATGTTCTTCCTGGCCGGCGCGGCGACCTGGCTGGCGGTCGAGCGCCGGGGTATCGGCGGCCACACCGGGCTGCGCCTGCGCCGTCTGCTCATCCCTCTGGTGCTGGGCCTGGTGATCCTGGGCCCGCCGCAGGCCTGGGTGGCACATCTCGCAGCCGGGGGTGAGGCGAGCCCCCTGGCGTTCCTCGGCATCTACCTGGGCGACCTTCGCTTCTACCCCAACCCTGGCTGGTTCGGCGAGTACGGCCACCACCTGTGGTTCCTCGCCTTCCTGTTCCTGTACGTCCTGCTGACCTTGCCCCTCCTGTCGTGGCTGCGCGCTCGGCGCGCCGCGGGGAGCGACCTTCGGATTGGTGGCCTCGCCGATGGCCCGTGGGGCTTGATCCTGCTCCTCCTACCGGTAGTGGCGGGGCAGCTCATCCTGCGCCCACTCTTCCCCGACTACCGCGATTGGGCTGACTTCGCGCTGTGGCTCTCGTATTTCGTCATAGGGATTTCAGCCATGGCCGACCGACGGATGTTGGGCGCGATCCTCCGCCGCCGACGGGTGACCCTGTGGCTGGTCCCGATCATCGCGGTCGCCTATCTCCCGGTCGTGCTCCTCGGCTCACCGCTGGACCTGGAGCACGCCCCGGGCTTCACGCCAGCCGGACTGGCTTACGTGGCGTGGCGCACGGCGCTGGGCTGGGTGATGGCCCTGGTCCTCGTCGGCGTGGCAGCCACCTACCTCACTGCCCGGCCCCGATTCCTGGGTTGGGCCAGCGAGATGGTCCTCCCCTTCTACGTCCTCCATCACCCGGTGACGGTGGTCGTGGCCGCCGTGGTAGTCGGACTTTCCGCCGGGCTGTGGGTCAAGTTCGGCCTCATCCTCCTCGTGGCCGGGGTCACGACGGTGGCGTTGTGCGTGGGGTTGGACATGGCGACCACCGCGCTCAGCCGCCGATTGCGGCGGAGTACGGCGGCTTCCGTGACTCCGGCGGAGGCGCCGCCGTG containing:
- a CDS encoding cytochrome c is translated as MTGPPPVETGNERIPLWMVGFGATVLLLGVVSLGLNLEGTNPDLVGAGPSGPPASGPPASGEPPSGAPPSGAPPSGAPPSGAPPSGGAADAVTLIERSQCQACHGTDLSGQGIFPSLHGIAAGPKSDNLQQLGADFPDTWPNLWIDGSGPEVAGLDRGGMPVFGGPDGTLTPDEIATIVEYLLTLE
- a CDS encoding glycosyltransferase family 87 protein codes for the protein MEAVAAFARARWLAADGKPANWVLRLTPLLVVVVTATGFTLAGVASNLTVDYLGWDSRAYYDALRSPDPYAGAAVGVIGSYLYPPPFLQVLAPAGQLPWPAFMFGWTALLAGVAVAMLRRVPRQYRTMLPLLVLLAGADIWAGNINLLLAYGVVIGLSVPAAWAGLALTKVTPGVGALWLAFRGRWLEFGLAVLVTVAGAAASFVAAPQLWGDWLSVVFSEGAGGGYAASVPIPLFVRLPLAVVVLWWAARTNRAWLVPCACLLALPVIWFNGLSLLLGAAALLETRPASATAPASPRAEPATAG
- a CDS encoding NAD(P)H-hydrate epimerase, which encodes MTDPGVGTPGADARTRSVLIGAAEMAAIDEAAQKLGLTQDALMESAGATVAEVAFTELVRLAEPVVGPGGPLTERLLSVVLCGTGNNGGDGFVVARRLAAAGQQVIAVLVGDAGKIAGPAAAHNWAVLQAMAAAGSLQVFIAPSAELLVSLRARLSGASLLVDALLGSGAAGPLREPIASAVQLMNAIRTHAAAAGRPCRVLAVDTPTLIGLTGGEQSDPVVAADLTVTFHRAKAGFALDPEARRLAGRYLVAPIGIPIEAEAGIVPADGEFPPGRITEVTWQDPSGAA
- a CDS encoding cbb3-type cytochrome c oxidase subunit I, with amino-acid sequence MTGNLKRLRPYEQPPKPRQQLLPSGPDAAAMGYFGFGALWLLTATGIGSLAAAQMVISGFQLVVEELPFGLAIAFTSETVAAGFRHTFVWGWLTNAALGAIFFITPRLTGRPLARPRMGMLGMITWNIGFAAGLTVLYLPALAGTGTLTAFPLPVNLVLLLGLVLINGSFWNSLRGLQRPFVGLAWFGVAMLTLFGLTAAATVTGVLDLDPTVDRLTEAVWVRGLSLLWLLGAGIGALHYLIPRLTGQPLASGSLAWFGLGAWVILSGVSSFGAAVHPSVPYALVSAGNAATLMLLVPAVAIIGNLSMTLRGRWFLVLSPGPMALAVTSLTFLGGSVLLAGVESLRAVQTAVARTEWPFGLAAFALGGALTIGLLAVAEHAWPRMLHRSHSGGLLAYIVTWAALGGAAVAGVALIAAGLFHVGMVADGMPPDEISANLLPIHLIAWAGMGLLGLAGAGHALGAYLLAAHGRPVRTTTPGTAQVAAPAGH
- a CDS encoding nitroreductase family protein, which codes for MTHPPPLRDTVRPLLRARQVREFTDQAPTDGELRAITDVARWTGSSRNTQPWRFLVIRDRTTIARLEAAGLPQTRALKTATAVVAIVLPDDPERGVSHAYDDGRAAERMLIAAGMLGLAAGIAWVRPDVLPAAREILQLPADRMVRTLMALGHPTPEAQKPKSPPGQARLPRDETVFDGDWPGTE
- a CDS encoding acyltransferase family protein, with translation MRERLNWIDWLKVIVVFGAFVFHAAQPFVLTTWLVNDPDKSLVLSLLSGFGYMVGMPLMFFLAGAATWLAVERRGIGGHTGLRLRRLLIPLVLGLVILGPPQAWVAHLAAGGEASPLAFLGIYLGDLRFYPNPGWFGEYGHHLWFLAFLFLYVLLTLPLLSWLRARRAAGSDLRIGGLADGPWGLILLLLPVVAGQLILRPLFPDYRDWADFALWLSYFVIGISAMADRRMLGAILRRRRVTLWLVPIIAVAYLPVVLLGSPLDLEHAPGFTPAGLAYVAWRTALGWVMALVLVGVAATYLTARPRFLGWASEMVLPFYVLHHPVTVVVAAVVVGLSAGLWVKFGLILLVAGVTTVALCVGLDMATTALSRRLRRSTAASVTPAEAPP
- a CDS encoding sporulation protein, with protein sequence MNVDEMLQGARDTMTVSRVYGEPIERNGVMLIPAADIKGGGGGGSDTEHNGGGGFGVSARPVGTWIIRGDKVTWEPAIDVNRIALRGMVVAIVFLFVVRSIVKSFARRG
- the pyrE gene encoding orotate phosphoribosyltransferase codes for the protein MTRGVPLPNDLATASIEDLFRDAGALREGHFRLNSGLHSPRYLEKFLVLQYPTLASELCRRMAKKVMHEAPNVVVGPTTGGVLLAFETARHLSALLGWEVRGLFAEPVGLGAGRELRRGFEVSRGDTVVLVDDILTTGSSLRETADAVERVGGRASAAVVMVDRSSEPVEIGVPVLAVGRIEIAAWQPQYCPLCEAGDWLETPGSSGLP